From one Mytilus edulis chromosome 1, xbMytEdul2.2, whole genome shotgun sequence genomic stretch:
- the LOC139529846 gene encoding UDP-N-acetylglucosamine transporter-like yields MSQTCQTETLLSTSETTQINMISNEKTRDAELGLVDDAKVIAKQPEPSPMLKYVSLVLLALQNTLLILTMRYVRTQKGDMFMSTTAVVMSEAFKVLASLGIILYQEGSFPKFVQHLVDNIIKQPMDCVKVSIPSIIYVLQNNLLYVAVSNLDAATYQVSYQLKILTTAVFSVFMLNKQISKLQWTSLVILFVGVSIVQLQPTESKQKAPPAVEQNPMLGFICVVISCCMSGFAGVYFEKILKGTKGSVWLRNVQLGGLGVVIGLITMEINDGTKVTEKGFFHGYHSIVWFVIFLQSFGGLCVAVVVKYADNILKGFATSAAIILSCIASIYFFDFTLTMQFSLGASLVMYSVYMYSKYPVGASPSTDGKVNIR; encoded by the exons ATGTCACAGACTTGTCAAACAGAAACACTGCTGTCTACGTCAGAAACTACACAAATCAATATGATAAGTAACGAGAAGACTCGGGATGCTGAGCTTGGACTGGTTGATGATGCGAAAGTTATAG CAAAGCAACCAGAACCCAGTCCAATGTTGAAGTACGTAAGTTTGGTATTGTTGGCCCTACAAAACACCCTCCTTATCCTGACGATGAGGTATGTTAGGACTCAAAAGGGGGACATGTTCATGTCTACTACTGCTGTCGTGATGTCGGAAGCATTCAAAGTATTGGCATCGTTAGGAATTATACTATATCAAGAAGGAAGTTTTCCGAAATTTGTCCAGCATCTGGTCGATAATATCATCAAACAGCCAATGGATTGTGTAAAAGTCTCCATTCCATCCATTATTTACGTGTTACAGAATAATCTACTGTATGTTGCTGTATCTAATTTGGATGCTGCTACCTACCAG gttTCATATCAGCTAAAAATATTAACGACAGCTGTATTTTCTGTGTTCATGTTGAACAAACAAATTTCCAAGTTGCAGTGGACCTCACTTGTCATTCTGTTTGTTGGTGTGTCAATTGTACAATTACAGCCAACAGAATCCAAACAGAAAGCCCCACCAGCAGTAGAACAGAATCCAATGTTAGGCTTCATCTGTGTTGTCATTTCATGCTGTATGTCAGGGTTTGCAGGAGTTTATtttgaaaagattttaaaagGAACCAAAGGATCAGTGTGGTTAAGAAATGTACAACTTGGAGGACTGGGTGTTGTGATAGGATTAATTACCATGGAAATCAACGATGGGACAAAAGTTACAGAAAAGGGATTTTTCCATGGCTACCATAGTATTGTgtggtttgttatatttttacaatCATTTGGAGGGCTTTGTGTAGCAGTTGTAGTGAAATATGCTGACAATATATTAAAGGGTTTCGCAACATCAGCGGCCATTATTTTATCATGTATAGCATCTATATACTTTTTCGATTTCACTTTAACAATGCAATTTTCACTTGGTGCTTCGTTAGTAATGTATTCTGTTTATATGTATAGTAAATATCCTGTTGGGGCCTCTCCTTCAACTGATGGCAAGGTCAATATCAGATGA